Proteins encoded by one window of Channa argus isolate prfri chromosome 1, Channa argus male v1.0, whole genome shotgun sequence:
- the col11a2 gene encoding collagen alpha-2(XI) chain isoform X2 codes for MDIGDDPFRKKRRPRRMGFSSFALVTVILAVCQTTVVRADPVDVLRALQVPTLPEGVKKVPGFCTSRRSSSPDHAYRITKKAQISAPTKQLFSGRFPENFSLMALVKAQAGLQAFLLSIYSEQGIQQLGVELGRSPVFLYEDQNGKPAPEDYPLFRGVNLADGKWHRIAFSVSKKNVTLLLDCKKKMTRPLPRGNNAEIDTNGITVFGARLLDEEVFQGDIQQLLIASNPQAAYDFCEHYSPDCDSPLPKTQAQDPNTHKKELNGKAAPTKATLVKPKPSPPKPAKAGKFKIVKPAMPTKAPKASKAKPTAAEILLSKIKPAAKSKTTSAPLKDSNGKAAAEKKANAAAKAKTNGKAAVAKPTTQPNGKTVAEKKVNGNGNGKLSVEKKTNGNGKATIAPKANGNGKATAEKKANGKAENKVNGEAKANGNSKVSNGAANAAKSETTTKAKAEKSVKVEKTVVSTAKAAVKVGATKSPKPTKASKPAKTQVKPDVTKFQSTPPKKSASTPAPVRPTPPRITKSHLGVDTNIKSLHKPFPPFVKTTLKTTSNGYQQPQVEPELGGQEVDATKALGAGEEVFTEEYVTGDVGLREYDYSYRDYNEPLVETGEIEAGMGPALSAVTDEGGAAIRGQKGEKGEPAVLEPGMLIEGPPGPEGPAGPTGPPGSSGPPGSVGDPGERGPPGRSGLPGADGVPGPPGTSVMLPFRFSQSGGEKGPVAAVQEAQAAAILSQARMALKGPSGPMGYTGRPGPLGSPGSPGVKGESGDPGPQGPRGTQGLTGPPGKPGRRGRAGADGARGMPGETGIKGDRGFDGLPGLPGDKGHRGDTGPMGPPGPQGEDGERGDDGDVGPRGLPGEPGPRGLLGPKGPAGIPGPPGVRGNDGPQGPKGNLGPQGEPGPPGQQGTPGTQGMPGPQGAVGPPGEKGPTGKPGLPGMPGADGPPGHPGKEGPSGTKGNQGPNGPQGAIGYPGPRGIKGEQGIRGLKGHKGEKGEDGFPGIKGEFGTKGERGEVGVPGSRGEDGPEGPKGRVGPPGEVGPIGHVGEKGKLGVPGLPGYPGRQGPKGSLGFPGFPGSNGEKGTRGSTGKAGPRGQRGPTGPRGQRGPRGATGKPGAKGTSGSDGPHGPPGERGLPGPQGASGFPGPKGPPGPPGKDGLPGHPGQRGEVGFQGKVGPPGPPGVVGPQGPSGETGPLGERGHPGPPGPPGEQGLSGPSGKEGTKGDPGPPGGPGKDGPPGLRGFPGERGLPGTPGGGGLKGSEGPAGPPGPAGSPGERGPAGTAGPVGPPGRPGPQGPPGPAGEKGVPGEKGPIGPAGRDGVQGPVGLPGPAGTPGVPGEDGDKGEVGEPGQKGAKGGKGEHGPPGPPGPMGPVGQPGPAGADGEPGPRGQQGPFGSKGDEGTRGFPGAPGPIGLQGLPGPAGEKGETGDVGPLGPPGPPGPRGPAGPSGADGPQGPPGGLGNPGPIGEKGEPGEAGAPGIVGEPGKKGPRGERGEKGEAGQPGTAGPTGGRGRPGDDGPKGNPGPVGFPGDPGPPGEVGPRGQDGAKGERGEDGEQGESGSPGPPGENGSTGPPGKRGPPGTRGPEGRQGEKGTKGDPGAVGPPGKTGPVGPQGSPGKQGTEGLRGLPGSVGEQGSPGPAGQKGPPGPLGPPGLPGLRGDPGAKGEKGHPGLIGLIGPPGEQGEKGDRGLHGPQGTTGPKGEPGMSGGTGPIGPAGPPGLPGPQGVKGAKGTAGGAGPKGEKGVQGPPGPPGPPGEVIQPLPIQRSPKSKRSIDASQLLPESDPDMPAADATGTEFLMGNEGMEEILGSLNSLRQEIETMRFPLGTQESPARTCQDLNLSQPDLKDGEYWIDPNQGCSRDAFKVFCNFTSGAETCLYPSKSINTVKMSSWDKETPGSWYSQFSTGSKFSYVDSDGEPVGVVQLGFLRLLSVQAHQNLTYHCHRSVAWADQSTNNYDRALHLQGANDDELSYETNPYVKALVDGCSYRKGFDRTVLEINTPQVEHLPLLDIKVSDFGESNQQFGFEVGPVCFQG; via the exons ACCCAGTGGACGTCCTGCGGGCTCTGCAGGTCCCCACTCTCCCCGAGGGCGTGAAGAAGGTCCCCGGTTTCTGCACATCCCGCCGCTCCAGCAGCCCCGACCACGCTTACcgcatcaccaagaaggcccagatCTCCGCCCCCACCAAGCAGCTCTTCTCAG GTCGTTTCCCAGAGAACTTCTCTCTCATGGCTCTGGTTAAGGCCCAGGCTGGTCTCCAggccttcctcctctccatctACAGTGAGCAGGGCATCCAGCAGCTGGGCGTGGAGCTCGGACGCTCTCCCGTTTTCCTGTATGAGGACCAGAACGGCAAACCAGCCCCTGAGGATTACCCACTGTTCAGAGGCGTCAACCTGGCTGATGGCAA GTGGCATCGCATCGCTTTCTCCGTTTCCAAGAAAAACGTGACACTGCTGCTCGACTGCAAGAAGAAGATGACCCGGCCCCTGCCCCGCGGCAACAACGCGGAGATCGACACCAACGGCATCACAGTGTTTGGAGCCCGTCTGCTCGATGAGGAGGTTTTCCAG GGAGACATCCAGCAACTGCTGATCGCCTCCAACCCTCAGGCCGCGTATGACTTCTGTGAACACTACAGCCCAGACTGTGACTCCCCTCTGCCCAAGACCCAGGCTCAGGACCCCAACACACAC AAGAAGGAGCTCAATGGAAAAGCAGCCCCCACTAAAGCCACCCTTGTCAAACCCAAACCCAGTCCCCCTAAGCCGGCCAAGGCTGGAAAATTCAAAATAGTCAAGCCAGCTATGCCCACCAAAGCTCCTAAAGCTTCCAAAGCAAAACCCACTGCAGCAGAGATCCTGTTGTCTAAGATCAAACCGGCAGCTAAATCTAAGACCACATCCGCCCCCCTTAAGGACAGTAACGGTAAAGCAGCTGCCGAGAAGAAAGCAAATGCTGCCGCTAAAGCCAAAACCAACGGCAAAGCAGCTGTAGCTAAGCCCACAACTCAGCCCAATGGCAAGACTGTAGCTGAGAAGAAAGTCAATGgtaatggaaatggaaaattgTCAGTGGAAAAGAAAACCAATGGAAACGGAAAAGCCACTATCGCGCCTAAGGCTAATGGAAATGGCAAAGCTACAGCAGAGAAGAAAGCCAATGGCAAAGCTGAGAATAAAGTCAACGGTGAGGCTAAGGCTAATGGCAACAGCAAAGTTAGTAACGGTGCTGCAAATGCGGCTAAAAGCGAAACCACTACGAAGGCAAAGGCTGAGAAAAGTGTTAAAGTAGAGAAGACTGTGGTCAGCACAGCAAAAGCTGCTGTAAAAGTAGGAGCTACTAAATCGCCTAAACCCACGAAAGCATCAAAACCTGCAAAAACTCAAGTGAAGCCAGACGTCACCAAATTTCAGTCAACGCCCCCGAAGAAATCTGCTTCAACGCCGGCCCCTGTCCGGCCCACTCCTCCCAGAATCACGAAATCACACCTGGGTGTGGACACTAACATCAAATCCCTGCACAAACCATTCCCGCCCTTCGTCAAGACTACGCTGAAGACAACTTCCAACGGCTATCAGCAG CCCCAGGTGGAGCCAGAGCTGGGCGGACAGGAGGTGGATGCCACCAAGGCGCTCGGGGCGGGCGAGGAAGTCTTCACGGAGGAGTATGTCACAGGGGACGTGGGCCTGCGGGAATACGACTATTCCTACAGGGACTACAATGAGCCGTTAGTGGAGACGGGAGAGATCGAGGCCGGCATGGGCCCCGCCCTGTCTGCTGTGACAGACGAGGGAGGC GCCGCCATCAGAGGCcagaaaggagagaaaggagaacCTGCCGTACTGGAGCCG gGTATGCTGATTGAAGGACCTCCAGGACCGGAAGGACCTGCT GGTCCTACTGGGCCCCCCGGCTCTTCTGGGCCTCCTGGCTCTGTCGGTGACCCTGGCGAGAGG GGTCCTCCCGGAAGGTCTGGTCTGCCTGGAGCTGATGGAGTCCCCGGACCTCCTGGAACCTCCGTCATGCTGCCT TTCCGTTTCAGTCAGAGTGGAGGAGAGAAGGGTCCTGTTGCTGCTGTACAGGAAGCTCAGGCTGCGGCCATCTTGTCTCAAGCCAGG ATGGCTCTGAAAGGACCTTCTGGACCAATGGGATACACCGGACGTCCTGGACCTCTG GGAAGTCCAGGTAGTCCTGGTGTGAAGGGAGAGAGTGGAGATCCCGGTCCTCAG gGCCCCAGAGGAACCCAAGGTTTGACCGGACCTCCAGGCAAACCAGGAAGAAGA GGCCGCGCCGGAGCCGACGGTGCCCGGGGAATGCCAGGAGAGACTGGAATCAAG GGGGACCGTGGTTTTGATGGTCTTCCTGGTTTGCCTGGTGACAAAGGACACAGG GGGGACACTGGACCAATGGGACCCCCAGGACCTCAgggagaggatggagagagg gGAGATGATGGAGACGTTGGACCAAGGGGTCTCCCAGGTGAACCA GGTCCCCGTGGTTTGCTCGGACCCAAAGGTCCTGCTGGAATTCCTGGGCCTCCT GGTGTACGAGGAAATGATGGGCCCCAGGGTCCCAAAGGAAACTTG ggtCCACAAGGAGAACCAGGACCTCCGGGTCAGCAGGGAACCCCAGGAACTCAG ggAATGCCAGGACCACAGGGAGCTGTTGGACCTCCAGGAGAGAAA GGTCCCACAGGAAAACCAGGTCTGCCAGGAATGCCTGGAGCTGATGGACCCCCT GGTCACCCAGGAAAGGAGGGGCCTTCTGGCACCAAAGGAAACCAG GGTCCCAACGGTCCTCAGGGAGCTATTGGCTACCCTGGGCCTCGTGGCATCAAG GGAGAACAAGGAATCCGGGGTCTAAAGGGGCACAAGGGAGAGAAG GGAGAAGATGGCTTCCCTGGAATTAAAGGAGAGTTTGGCACCAAGGGAGAGAGA GGTGAAGTTGGAGTGCCGGGGTCCAGAGGGGAGGACGGTCCAGAGGGGCCAAAGGGTCGTGTAGGCCCCCCTGGTGAAGTCGGACCAATTGGACATGTTGGAGAGAAG GGTAAACTTGGTGTGCCTGGACTTCCTGGATATCCTGGAAGACAGGGACCCAAG GGATCACTTGGATTCCCTGGATTCCCCGGCTCTAACGGCGAGAAGGGAACACGG ggtTCTACCGGTAAAGCAGGGCCAAGAGGACAAAGAGGACCAACG GGGCCCAGAGGGCAGAGAGGACCAAGGGGCGCAACAGGAAAACCAGGAGCAAAG GGAACTTCAGGAAGCGATGGCCCTCATGGACCTCCTGGAGAAAGG GGTTTGCCTGGACCTCAGGGAGCCAGTGGTTTCCCCGGACCAAAGGGACCTCCT GGACCACCAGGAAAGGATGGACTGCCTGGACACCCTGGACAGAGAGGAGAAGTT GGTTTCCAAGGTAAAGTGGGGCCACCTGGGCCTCCTGGAGTTGTTGGACCTCAG GGTCCATCAGGAGAGACTGGCCCCTTGGGTGAACGCGGCCACCCCGGACCTCCTGGGCCACCTGGAGAGCAGGGACTTTCTGGTCCCTCTGGGAAGGAAGGCACCAAGGGAGACCCTGgacccccaggaggccctggcAAAGACGGTCCACCAGGACTGAGAGGCTTCCCTGGGGAGAGAGGACTGCCTGGAACCCCT GGAGGTGGAGGACTGAAGGGAAGTGAAGGACCTGCCGGACCTCCTGGACCTGCT GGTTCTCCTGGTGAGAGGGGACCAGCTGGTACTGCTGGACCTGTTGGACCACCTGGCAGACCGGGCCCTCAGGGGCCTCCAGGACCCGCTGGAGAGAAGGGAGTTCCT GGTGAAAAAGGCCCAATTGGCCCGGCAGGTCGTGATGGAGTACAGGGTCCCGTGGGTTTGCCTGGCCCAGCCGGTACCCCCGGAGTAcctggagaggacggagacaAG GGTGAGGTTGGGGAGCCTGGACAGAAGGGAGCCAAGGGAGGAAAAGGAGAACAT GGTCCTCCTGGTCCACCCGGGCCAATGGGTCCTGTCGGTCAGCCTGGTCCTGCT GGTGCTGATGGAGAACCTGGACCAAGGGGTCAGCAGGGGCCATTTGGAAGTAAAGGCGATGAAGGGACCAGAGGATTCCCAGGGGCCCCAGGACCCATCGGACTGCAG GGTTTACCGGGGCCAGCAGGAGAGAAGGGTGAGACAGGAGATGTTGGACCTCTG GGTCCTCCAGGCCCTCCAGGACCTCGTGGTCCAGCTGGACCCAGTGGTGCCGAT GGTCCTCAAGGTCCTCCAGGAGGTTTGGGTAATCCTGGACCAATTGGAGAGAAG GGAGAGCCTGGTGAGGCTGGAGCACCTGGAATTGTAGGAGAGCCTGGAAAGAAG GGTCCTCGTGGAGAGCGTGGGGAGAAAGGAGAGGCTGGACAACCTGGAACTGCTGGACCTACTGGAGGACGGGGACGACCTGGAGACGACGGACCCAAAGGAAACCCC GGTCCTGTTGGTTTCCCTGGTGATCCTGGTCCCCCTGGAGAGGTTGGACCCAGA GGTCAGGATGGCGccaagggagagagaggagaggacgGTGAACAAGGAGAATCT GGCTCCCCTGGACCTCCCGGTGAGAACGGATCTACTGGCCCCCCAGGAAAAAGG GGTCCCCCTGGAACAAGAGGACCAGAGGGACGTCAAGGAGAAAAGGGAACTAAG GGAGACCCAGGTGCAGTCGGCCCCCCAGGAAAGACCGGGCCCGTCGGCCCCCAGGGTTCACCAGGAAAACAAGGAACAGAAGGTCTTCGAGGACTACCAGGATCAGTG GGCGAACAAGGATCTCCAGGTCCAGCTGGACAGAAAGGACCACCTGGACCTCTT GGACCTCCTGGTTTGCCTGGTCTGCGTGGAGACCCCGGTGCAAAGGGAGAGAAGGGACACCCAGGTCTTATCGGTCTCATTGGACCTCCAggagagcagggagagaagGGAGACCGAGGTCTGCATGGTCCTCAGGGAACCACTGGACCCAAAGGAGAGCCT GGAATGTCTGGAGGAACCGGACCCATTGGCCCAGCTGGTCCTCCTGGTTTGCCT GGTCCTCAAGGTGTCAAAGGAGCTAAGGGCACTGCT GGGGGAGCTGGTCCCAAGGGAGAAAAGGGTGTACAAGGACCTCCTGGACCTCCT GGCCCACCAGGCGAAGTCATTCAGCCCCTGCCCATCCAGAGGAGTCCCAAGTCCAAGCGCTCCATTGACGCCAGCCAGCTGCTCCCCGAGTCCGACCCTGACATGCCTGCTGCTGACGCCACAGGCACTGAGTTCCTGATGGGCAACGAAGGCATGGAGGAGATCCTCGGCTCTCTCAACTCACTTCGACAGGAGATCGAGACCATGCGTTTCCCTCTGGGAACCCAGGAAAGCCCTGCACGCACCTGCCAGGACCTGAACCTGAGTCAGCCAGACCTCAAAGATG GTGAATACTGGATCGATCCCAACCAGGGCTGCTCCAGAGACGCCTTCAAGGTCTTCTGTAATTTCACAAGTGGAGCTGAAACTTGCCTCTACCCCAGCAAGAGCATCAACACG GTGAAGATGAGCTCGTGGGACAAAGAGACTCCAGGATCCTGGTACAGTCAGTTCAGCACTGGCAGTAAG TTCTCCTACGTGGACTCTGACGGCGAGCCCGTGGGTGTAGTCCAGCTGGGCTTCCTGCGCCTCTTGAGCGTCCAGGCCCATCAGAACCTCACCTACCACTGTCACCGCTCAGTGGCCTGGGCCGACCAAAGCACCAATAATTACGACAGGGCGCTGCACCTGCAGGGCGCCAACGACGACGAGCTGAGCTACGAGACCAACCCTTACGTCAAAGCCTTGGTCGACGGCTGCTCT TATCGTAAGGGCTTCGACAGGACAGTCCTGGAGATCAACACACCACAGGTGGAGCATCTTCCTCTGCTGGATATCAAGGTGTCAGACTTTGGGGAGAGCAACCAGCAGTTTGGCTTTGAAGTGGGACCTGTTTGTTTCCAAggctaa